Within Candidatus Edwardsbacteria bacterium, the genomic segment TCGTGGAGCTGAGGATACCATTTGAACTGACCGGGGCCAAAGCCGGAGAAAGCGTGGGCCTGCTGCTCATTCTGGAGGAGGGCGGCAGCGAACTGGAGAAGCATCCCGACGGGCCGCCCATAACGATAAAGGTGCCGGGCCGGGATTTCGAGGACCACTTCTGGCAGGCTTGAGATAAGGCCGTGGTTCTACCACAAAGAGCACAAAGGGCACAGAGATATATTGCTTTTATGAAAACCGAAGCCGGCAAGCAAATTTAAAATAAGACACAATCGATGTATGGATTTGAAAACAGAATAAGTTGTTTGCTGGCGTTGCTTCTCCTGTCGGCCAGGCCTTCAGGGGCCGCCACCCCGGTATTGCAGGGAGCGGGGATAGGGCGAACCATTGTTCCTCTCCCGGCCCGGAATAACGGCCGCCCTGACCGGGCCTTTATGGAAAGGCAGACAATACTGGCTGAACTCTATCCCGGACTGGCGGTGGTCAAGGCGGAGATCATCCTGGGCAACCGCAGTGAAAATAATATTGCAATTTCTTTGGGACTCCCCAAAAGCGGAAGTTTTTCCCACGACGAGATATCCATAATCAAGCTGGATTCGCTGTTCGACCTGAAAATATCCTGGAAGGGGCGGGATCTGACGGTAAAAACCATCACCACCGATCTCCGATCAAGCGATATATACCTTTCCCTGCCGGAATCGTACCGGGATTCGGTCAGCCAGTGGTATGGCTGGATGGTGGATATCCCTCCCGGCAGCCGGGATACGTTAAGATTATCCTACGCCGTCAGGACCGGCCCGGCCCAGCTGGCCCGGGGCGGCAATGTCCGCCGCTCGTTCTTCCTGGGATTTCTGCTGGAGCAGGCCCGGGCCTGGGAGGGACAGATGCAGGATACCGAATTGCAGATCGATCTGAAAGGCCGGCTTTTGCCATCGCAAGTGTTCGGCATCTATCCCAGAGAAGTTTTTGAATACGACGACCGGGGACGGCTTTATTTCCAGATCTCCGGCCGCAATCCCCTCCGGCATGATGATGTACTGATGGGCTATGACAGCAAAGACGGATTCGATTATTTGGCCGATTATCTGCAGAACAAGGATAAATATGCTGGTCCGATGAAACGCATCCCGCCCGACAGTCTGAAAACAAGCAAAATGCCTTCCGGCAGGTTCGATGTCTATCCGTCCCGGGAATATGCCGTCCTGGGTGCATTGGCTGCCTGCCTGGGGCTGGCCGCCCTGTTGGTGATATATCTGATAAAGAGGAGATAAAATGGACAAGTTCGCCGTTTCCACCGGATTGATCGGCCTGACAATCGGGCTGATCGCCCTGCTGGTATTCATCTATTTGATCAGCCGCCTGGCCAAGCGAAAGGCCGGGGCCGGACGGGCCCTCAACCTGCTGCTGAACTCGGCGGTGCTGGCCGTGCTCTCGGCGGCCTTCATCTTTTTGTCGCTGTTCATCCAGACCCTCAACCGTTACCTGCACGACCAGCGGATCGGCGCCATCTCCGCCCGGCAGGAGGGACAGGGCCTGAGGATGGAGTTTACCGACCTTAAGACCGAGCAGCATTTTAATTTCGAATTGAACGGCGACCAGTGGATGGTGGAGGGCTACATCGTCCGCTGGAACCCGCTGCTGAGGTGGCTGGGGGCCGGGGCCTATTACAAGATCGACCGGTTCTCGGGGCGCTATGAATCGGACACCTGCTCCCTGGCCCCGGGACGTTACGTGATAGACAGCTCCCACCGCGGGCTGTGGAAAAGCCTGCTCAAATACGGACAGCGGACAAAGCTGATCGACGCCGCCTACGGCATCGCCGCCTTCCAGTACCCGGCGGAAGAAACATACGGCCTGTATATCAACGACAGCGGGTTTATCATCAAGAAGGAATGAACATGAGGATCAGGGATTCGGGCTGGTCGCTTCTGGAAACGATGATAGCCCTGACCATATTCGGAATAGTGATGGCGGGCATTTTCGGGGTGCTGGTACCGACGTTCCGGGCCTTCGCCAGGAATCAGCTTAGGCATGAGCTTTATATGCAGACCGAGCAGGCGCTGAACGGGCTGGACCGGAGGGTATCCGATTCCTTCGGCTGGCTGGAGGGGGATTCGCTGAGAATGCTGCTGGCGGCCCAAAACGGCGACACCATCTCCATATTTCGCGGCACCAAGGACAGTGTTCTGTATGTCAATTCCAAGCCGGTCCTGCCGGCGGGGTATAAAACAGCCGCATTCGATATCCGATACAAGCCGATGAACGACAGTGCCATGGCCATGACCCCGGACCAGTGTTTTACCGCCGCCGATGCCGACCAGAACGGGATCATCCGGGGAGGCGAGATATCGCAGGTGGCTTCTATGGAACTGAGATTGACCGTCACCAGGGCCGGAGAGAGCTACACCGGATCGACCTTTCCCCGGATCCCCCCGGCCATAGTGGAGATCGAGATCGGGGAGTGAGGGTTTTTCTTCACCGCAGAGGTGCGGAGGGATTTTAACCACTAAGCGCATAAAGGGCACAGCGGATTGACCCTGGCTTTTTTTCAAGCCTGATTTCATGGATTCCCGCCGGAAGCCTGCCCTGAGTAAGGCAAGCAAGCCCTGCTGGCTCAGGGTTTGTCCCGCACTTGATGCGGGGCGGGAATGACATGACAGGCCGCCAAATTCGCAAAATCACATGCAATTAATGATCTATTCAGCCATCATCGGCGGCCTTATCCCGGCCGTCTTTTATTTTCCGTTGACATCACCCTAATTTATGTTATAATAAGACTTTATATTGGGGCCTTATGATAAAAAGCATGACCGGATACGGCCGGGCGGAGTCCACCCTTAACGGCTCCCGCCTGACCCTGGAAATACGCTCGGTGAACAACCGCTTCACCGACTTCGGCATCAGGCTGCCCCGGGCCTTCGCCAGCCTGGAGCCGGAGGTCAAGAAGTTTCTGCAGAAGC encodes:
- a CDS encoding prepilin-type N-terminal cleavage/methylation domain-containing protein — protein: MRIRDSGWSLLETMIALTIFGIVMAGIFGVLVPTFRAFARNQLRHELYMQTEQALNGLDRRVSDSFGWLEGDSLRMLLAAQNGDTISIFRGTKDSVLYVNSKPVLPAGYKTAAFDIRYKPMNDSAMAMTPDQCFTAADADQNGIIRGGEISQVASMELRLTVTRAGESYTGSTFPRIPPAIVEIEIGE